A stretch of the Arachis stenosperma cultivar V10309 chromosome 6, arast.V10309.gnm1.PFL2, whole genome shotgun sequence genome encodes the following:
- the LOC130934299 gene encoding uncharacterized protein LOC130934299 — protein MRRDQRSPKQDPILSSQYVVCEGRYNCRFKALDRTLKNLMSVTDQHKTHHPFGGKIVVLGGDFRQILPVISKGSRHDILASAINSSHLWSFCKVLKLHTNMRLLMSSSNQDEGEMKIFANWILDVGNGNIGSVVGDESEVEIPDDLLITTTDDPLSHLVDFAYLNLLQNMSDYRYFQSKAILAPTLKSVEKVNNFVLTIFPGMKKEYLSSDTTCQADENEDVKQEWFTPEFLNDIKCSGPLNHKLTLKSGVAIMLMRNIDQTSGLCNGTRLIVNKLGSNVIGAMVVTGRNIGDKVYIPRMNLIPSDSGLLFKFQRRQFSLTVCFAMTINMSQG, from the coding sequence ATGAGGAGAGATCAGAGAAGTCCAAAACAGGATCCAATTTTGAGTTCTCAATATGTTGTATGCGAGGGAAGGTACAACTGCCGTTTTAAAGCACTTGATCGGACGCTCAAGAATCTTATGTCAGTTACCGATCAACATAAGACACATCATCCATTTGGTGGTAAGATTGTTGTTCTAGGAGGTGATTTCAGACAGATACTTCCGGTGATTTCGAAAGGAAGTAGACACGATATATTAGCATCCGCTATTAACTCATCCCATCTGTGGTCATTTTGTAAGGTTTTGAAACTGCATACGAATATGAGGCTTCTAATGTCTTCTTCGAATCAAGATGAAGGTGAAATGAAGATATTTGCTAATTGGATACTTGATGTTGGAAATGGAAATATTGGCTCTGTTGTTGGTGATGAATCAGAAGTTGAAATTCCAGATGATCTATTGATTACAACTACTGATGATCCTCTCTCTCATTTGGTAGACTTTGCATATCTAAATTTGTTGCAAAACATGTCAGATTACAGGTATTTTCAGAGTAAAGCAATTCTTGCACCCACACTTAAGAGTGTCGAGAAGGTAAACAATTTTGTCTTGACAATCTTTCCAGGGATGAAAAAGGAGTATTTGAGCTCTGACACAACATGTCAAGCTGATGAAAATGAAGATGTAAAACAAGAGTGGTTCACACCAGAGTTTCTAAATGACATCAAATGTTCGGGACCACTCAATCACAAGTTGACTTTGAAGTCAGGAGTCGCTATAATGCTAATGCGAAACATAGACCAGACTTCAGGTTTATGCAACGGGACAAGATTAATAGTTAACAAACTTGGCAGCAACGTAATTGGAGCGATGGTAGTGACTGGTAGAAATATTGGAGATAAAGTGTACATTCcaagaatgaacttgatccctTCAGATTCAGGATTGCTATTTAAGTTCCAACGGAGACAATTTTCATTAACAGTATGCTTTGCAATGACCATTAACATGAGTCAGGGTTAA